The Filimonas lacunae genomic sequence GGGAGTGTTACTGCGTGGTTTGCCTGATTATTTTATTGATAAAGCCAACAGGCAGGGCGTGTTTAATGGTAGGGTGGTGATTGTGAAATCAACCAGCCAGGGTGGCGATTCGGCTGCGTTTACCCAACAGGATAATTTATATACCCATCACATCAAAGGCATTGTAAACGGTCAGCTGGTAGAAGAAACCGTTATCAACAGCTCCGTTAGCCGTGTGTTATCTGCGCAGGATCAGTGGCAGGAAGTTCTGGCGCTGGCTGGAAGCCCTGCACTGGAAGTGGTGATATCCAACACTACCGAAGTGGGTATTACCCTGGTAAAAGAAAGCGTTACAGAAGGTGTTCCTGCTTCTTTCCCTGGTAAACTGCTGGCGGTATTATACAAGCGTTATAAAGAAGGCGGAAAGGGCCTGGTAATTATACCTACGGAATTAATCAGCGATAACGGTACCAAACTGCGCGGTATTATAGAAGAGCTGGCAGGCTTTAACCAGCTGGAGCCTTCTTTCCTGCAGTGGTTAAGCACAGAAAACGAATTCTGTAATTCACTGGTAGACCGTATTGTACCGGGTAAACTGCCTGCGGCAGACCAGGCGGCAGCAGAAGCGGCACTTGGCTTTAAAGACGACCTGGGTATTATGTCAGAGTGTTACAGCCTGTGGGCTATTGAAGCCAAAACTGCACGCAGCAAAGCAGCATTAAGCTTTAGCACTGTTGACGAAGGTGTAGTAATTGCAGATGATATCCTGGCGTTTAAAGAACTGAAACTACGTTGTTTAAACGGCACACACACCTTTAGCTGCGGCTTAGCCGTGCTGGCAGGTTTTGTAACTGTAAAAGCAGCCATGCAGGATAGCGCATTTGAAAAATATGTAAGCACACTGATGCAGGAAGAAATTGCCGGTGCTATTACCAGCAAAGTAATTACCCCGGAAGCAGCTGCTAAGTTTGCCAGCCAGGTAATTGACCGTTTCAAAAACCCGCATATCGAGCATCTGTGGTTGAGCATTACCATGCAGTACACCTCTAAAATGGCTATGCGTAATGTGCCTATCATCAACTGGTACTACGAGAAAAAACAAAGCGTACCTGCACACATGGCCCTGGGTATGGCAGCCTACCTGCTGTTTATGCGCAGCCAGAAAAATGCGGAAGGCAAGTTTGAAGGCACTGCCAACGGTAAAACATACATTATTAATGATGATAAAGCAGGCATCCTGTACGAAAAATGGCAGCAGTTCAGCGGCCTGTCGCTGGTACAGCAGGTGTTAAGCGATACCGCTTTATGGGGTAGCGATTTAAGTGCACTCAACGGCTTTGCCGACGCAGTGGCACACTACCTGGATGTGTTAAGCACACAACCCGTAAGCAGTATTGTGGCTGATTTGGATACTAAGAAAGTGATAGGATAGATATAACCTTTAATATAAACCCCAGATGAAAAAGATAGTTTTAAAAGTGAATCCAGCCGACAATGTGATAGTGGCGCTGACTGATTTACACAAAGGACAGCAGGTAGAGCTGGACGGAGAAAAATATATTCTTGCCGATGACGTGCATGCTAAACATAAATTTTTTACTACCGATTTACAAACCGGTGATG encodes the following:
- a CDS encoding tagaturonate reductase, giving the protein MILSKATLPAIKAQPGVSMPPANVFALPEKVLQFGTGVLLRGLPDYFIDKANRQGVFNGRVVIVKSTSQGGDSAAFTQQDNLYTHHIKGIVNGQLVEETVINSSVSRVLSAQDQWQEVLALAGSPALEVVISNTTEVGITLVKESVTEGVPASFPGKLLAVLYKRYKEGGKGLVIIPTELISDNGTKLRGIIEELAGFNQLEPSFLQWLSTENEFCNSLVDRIVPGKLPAADQAAAEAALGFKDDLGIMSECYSLWAIEAKTARSKAALSFSTVDEGVVIADDILAFKELKLRCLNGTHTFSCGLAVLAGFVTVKAAMQDSAFEKYVSTLMQEEIAGAITSKVITPEAAAKFASQVIDRFKNPHIEHLWLSITMQYTSKMAMRNVPIINWYYEKKQSVPAHMALGMAAYLLFMRSQKNAEGKFEGTANGKTYIINDDKAGILYEKWQQFSGLSLVQQVLSDTALWGSDLSALNGFADAVAHYLDVLSTQPVSSIVADLDTKKVIG